A single window of Pseudanabaena sp. BC1403 DNA harbors:
- a CDS encoding NAD(P)H-dependent glycerol-3-phosphate dehydrogenase has protein sequence MKSDLKNVTIIGSGAWGSALANLVQTNQHHVQIWSRQSQVSLAEMVSNSDAIISAVSIKGVRAIAEQLQTAKLLPDVVLVSATKGLEPITRQTPSQIWRSLLPAHPLVVLSGPNLSKEIMAGQPAATVVASNHESAAQFIQNIFASRNFRVYTNSDPIGVELGGTLKNVIAIAVGACDGLNLGTNAKSALITRSLIEIIRVGVYFGAQPETFWGLSGLGDLLATCNSNLSRNYQVGYAIAQGKSLEEAISNVQGTAEGVNTANVLIEICDREKISVPVSRYVYRLLKGEITLQQSVEGLMERDLKPENLENLELPV, from the coding sequence ATGAAATCAGACTTAAAAAATGTGACTATCATTGGATCTGGTGCATGGGGATCGGCACTAGCAAATCTAGTACAAACCAATCAACATCATGTACAAATTTGGTCACGCCAAAGTCAAGTATCCCTAGCAGAAATGGTCAGTAATAGTGATGCCATCATCTCCGCAGTCTCAATCAAAGGGGTACGCGCGATCGCCGAACAATTACAAACAGCTAAGTTATTGCCCGATGTAGTTTTAGTTAGTGCTACTAAGGGCTTAGAGCCAATTACGAGACAAACACCATCACAAATTTGGCGATCGCTACTCCCCGCTCATCCTCTTGTGGTTTTATCTGGTCCAAATCTCTCTAAAGAAATTATGGCTGGTCAACCTGCGGCGACAGTAGTAGCAAGTAACCATGAAAGTGCTGCCCAGTTTATTCAAAATATTTTTGCATCCAGAAATTTCAGGGTCTATACCAATTCCGATCCTATCGGGGTGGAATTGGGTGGCACGCTCAAAAATGTAATTGCGATCGCTGTTGGTGCTTGTGATGGTTTAAATCTAGGCACAAATGCCAAATCTGCATTGATTACGCGATCGCTGATCGAAATTATTCGGGTCGGAGTTTACTTTGGGGCGCAACCTGAAACTTTTTGGGGCTTATCGGGTTTAGGAGATCTATTAGCAACTTGCAATAGTAATCTCAGTCGCAATTATCAAGTTGGCTATGCGATCGCACAGGGTAAAAGTCTCGAAGAGGCGATCTCAAATGTGCAGGGTACGGCTGAAGGTGTTAATACGGCTAATGTATTGATCGAAATTTGCGATCGCGAAAAAATTAGTGTGCCAGTATCGCGTTATGTTTATCGATTGCTGAAAGGAGAAATTACATTACAGCAGTCAGTTGAAGGACTGATGGAAAGAGATCTGAAACCAGAAAACTTAGAGAATCTTGAATTACCTGTATAA